A single Hippocampus zosterae strain Florida chromosome 1, ASM2543408v3, whole genome shotgun sequence DNA region contains:
- the LOC127600445 gene encoding heterogeneous nuclear ribonucleoprotein A0-like: MSSKLTKLFVGGLNVETTDDGLRGHFEQFGALSDCVVVMNQMLGRSRCFGFITYTTPEEADAAMASKPHVVDGRNVELKWAVAREEASNTDASSNVKKIFVGGVKDHLEAENLSDYFSQYGPVEKAEIITDKQTGRKRGFGFVFFEDNDSASKAALTKFHTISGTKVEVKKAMSKQEMSGGGRGGGGGGRGRGRGMSSYGGGRGGGYGAGGYGGSYGGGGSYGGGGFGGSYGGGSYSAGGYGGGYDDYDSGMSGGYSNGDFGDGYGQQHSSYGAMKGGNYSSFRSGAPYSRGGYGRGGGYGGGY, encoded by the coding sequence ATGTCGTCCAAGCTCACAAAGCTTTTTGTCGGAGGTTTGAACGTGGAGACGACGGATGATGGCCTCCGCGGTCATTTCGAGCAATTCGGCGCGCTCAGCGACTGCGTCGTGGTCATGAACCAGATGCTAGGCCGCTCCCGCTGCTTCGGCTTCATAACCTACACGACACCGGAGGAGGCCGATGCAGCAATGGCGTCCAAGCCACATGTCGTTGACGGACGCAACGTGGAGCTCAAGTGGGCCGTGGCCCGAGAGGAGGCCAGCAACACGGACGCGTCATCCAACGTGAAGAAGATCTTCGTTGGTGGCGTCAAGGACCACCTGGAGGCTGAGAACTTGAGCGATTACTTCTCCCAATACGGCCCGGTGGAAAAGGCCGAGATCATCACCGACAAGCAGACCGGCAGGAAGCGCGGCTTCGGCTTTGTCTTCTTCGAGGATAACGACTCTGCCTCCAAAGCGGCGCTCACAAAGTTCCACACAATCAGCGGCACCAAAGTGGAGGTGAAGAAGGCAATGAGCAAGCAGGAGATGTCCGGTGGAGGTAGAggtggcggaggcggcggccgtGGTCGCGGTAGAGGCATGTCGAGTTACGGCGGAGGAAGAGGTGGTGGCTACGGAGCAGGCGGTTACGGCGGGAGCTACGGAGGTGGTGGCAGTTACGGCGGAGGAGGCTTCGGAGGCAGCTACGGAGGCGGCAGCTACAGTGCTGGAGGCTACGGTGGCGGTTACGACGATTACGATAGTGGCATGAGTGGCGGGTATAGTAACGGGGACTTCGGCGACGGCTACGGACAGCAACACTCCAGCTACGGAGCCATGAAGGGGGGGAACTACTCCTCATTCCGGAGCGGGGCCCCATACAGCAGAGGCGGCTACGGGCGAGGGGGAGGCTACGGAGGCGGCTATTAG